A region from the Drosophila bipectinata strain 14024-0381.07 chromosome 3R, DbipHiC1v2, whole genome shotgun sequence genome encodes:
- the LOC108121977 gene encoding acyl-CoA Delta-12 desaturase has translation MCLSSPVTGQSQTPAVGQCNGSCGLDSNGNRTATVTAPNQNGELKHRGKAHTKDSDDDNLGYKEENAVYKETPALDSQQDLKLKETEQAEEEEEYHPQIRWPDLGAQTFLHVGALYGLYQLFYANFYTFLWVVVTVWVSGIGITAGAHRLWSHKSYTASLPLRILLAFAFSIAGQRDAYTWALDHRIHHKFSETDADPHNAKRGFFFAHVGWLFLTPHPKVIAKRKVIDMSDLEADAVCMFQRKYYIPLFALCSIILPVAVPWYFWNEDLWMSFWINFNMRFTWTLNVAFFVNSVAHMYGNKPYDKNIMSVEAPIVSLLAMGEGWHNYHHVFPWDYKTGEFGNYSLNITTGFIDFCAWLGLAKGRKSVSPDMVIRRAAKCGDGTRFLDDDHAHKDQVWGFGDKDIPREDLQELAKMQN, from the exons ATGTGCCTTTCATCTCCGGTTACCGGCCAGAGCCAGACTCCAGCTGTTGGCCAGTGCAACGGATCGTGTGGCCTGGACAGCAACGGAAACCGTACCGCAACTGTCACTGCTCCCAACCAAAATGGCGAACTGAAGCACAGAGGCAAAGCCCACACCAAAGACTCCGATGACGATAACCTGGGCTACAAGGAGGAGAATGCCGTGTACAAGGAAACCCCAGCTCTGGACAGCCAACAGGATCTGAAGCTAAAGGAGACGGAGCAGgctgaggaggaggaggagtatCACCCTCAGATCAGATGGCCGGATTTAGGGGCCCAGACCTTTTTGCACGTCGGTGCTCTGTATGGCCTCTATCAGCTCTTCTACGCCAACTTCTACACATTCCTCTGGG TGGTCGTCACCGTATGGGTCTCGGGTATCGGAATCACGGCGGGAGCCCACAGGCTTTGGTCTCACAAATCCTACACAGCCTCGTTGCCATTACGTATTCTGCTGGCTTTTGCTTTTTCCATTGCGGGTCAG AGGGATGCTTATACATGGGCTTTGGATCACAGGATACATCACAAATTCTCCGAGACGGACGCCGATCCGCATAATGCAAAACGAGGCTTCTTTTTCGCCCACGTAGGCTGGCTGTTCCTAACCCCCCATCCCAAGGTCATCGCCAAGCGAAAGGTCATTGACATGTCCGACTTGGAGGCGGATGCAGTGTGCATGTTCCAGCGAAAGTACTACATCCCGCTCTTCGCCCTTTGTTCCATCATTCTGCCAGTGGCTGTGCCATGGTACTTCTGGAACGAGGACTTGTGGATGTCCTTCTGGATTAACTTTAACATGCGTTTCACCTGGACCCTCAATGTGGCCTTCTTCGTGAATAGTGTTGCTCATATGTACGGCAACAAACCCTATGACAA GAACATTATGTCTGTAGAGGCTCCTATTGTCTCCTTGCTGGCCATGGGAGAAGGATGGCATAATTACCACCATGTTTTCCCCTGGGACTACAAGACGGGCGAGTTTGGCAATTACAGCCTCAACATTACCACCGGTTTCATTGACTTTTGCGCCTGGCTGGGCCTGGCCAAAGGAA GAAAATCAGTATCTCCTGACATGGTCATCCGGCGGGCGGCAAAGTGCGGAGATGGCACTCGTTTCCTGGATGATGACCATGCCCACAAGGATCAAGTGTGGGGCTTCGGGGACAAGGATATTCCTCGCGAGGACCTCCAGGAGCTGGCCAAGATGCAAAACTAA
- the LOC108121978 gene encoding acyl-CoA Delta-9 desaturase yields MEKTEQKTTVQDGDSIHKKRDAIWPLVLFYIHLNILGVYGIYVLFTSATWPTILFTSVLTLFGILGVTVGVHRLWAHRTFTASKPLNLFLMLCQTTAGQGSIYSVVQAHRLHHAKFQQDEDPYYSKHSFMYAQVRGGLLRYSPQQEELLKEVDMSDLESDPIVMFQKRFYVLLYIFVNILLSVNTPFQYFGDSLTASMFVGFWLRSLIVINVGNLVNSSHFIWSLHKGFKAADSNSIFLITKSYWPQFHYLLPRDYQSGEFGDYATGIGSAMIRVFAALDWAKDLKTYGSVAVRQGLTKAVETGRPIVECIEEEVNLEENALPANHFLNREKFM; encoded by the exons ATGGAGAAAACAGAGCAGAAAACTACAGTCCAGGATGGCGATTCTATTCATAAGAAGCGCGATGCCATCTGGCCACTGGTTCTATTCTATATCCATTTAAATATCCTCGGTGTATATGGGATCTACGTTCTGTTCACCAGTGCCACGTGGCCCACGATTTTATTCA CAAGTGTCCTAACGCTCTTTGGAATCTTGGGTGTGACTGTAGGTGTTCACCGCCTGTGGGCGCACAGGACCTTCACTGCCTCAAAACCCTTGAACCTTTTTCTCATGCTCTGTCAGACAACCGCGGGCCAA GGCTCCATATACAGTGTGGTTCAGGCCCATCGCTTGCACCACGCCAAGTTCCAGCAAGATGAAGATCCGTACTACAGTAAACACAGCTTTATGTACGCTCAGGTGCGTGGGGGTCTACTGAGGTACTCCCCCCAGCAGGAGGAGTTGCTCAAAGAGGTGGATATGTCAGATCTGGAGAGTGATCCCATTGTTATGTTTCAAAAGAG ATTCTACGTTTTGCTGTACATCTTTGTTAACATCCTCCTTTCGGTGAATACTCCATTCCAATATTTTGGAGATTCCCTAACCGCATCCATGTTCGTGGGCTTTTGGCTGCGCAGTCTGATTGTCATTAATGTGGGAAACCTGGTGAACTCGTCGCACTTCATTTGGAGCCTTCATAAGGGCTTCAAGGCTGCGGACTCCAACAGCATCTTCTTGATCACCAAAAGCTATTGGCCCCAGTTTCACTATCTCCTGCCCAGAGACTATCAAAGTGGGGAGTTTGGGGACTATGCCACTGGAATCGGTTCAGCCATGATTCGTGTTTTTGCCGCTCTCGACTGGGCCAAGGATCTGAAGACCTATGGGTCAGTGGCCGTGCGACAAGGACTCACGAAGGCGGTGGAGACCGGTCGGCCCATTGTCGAGTGCATCGAGGAGGAAGTGAATCTTGAAGAGAATGCCCTGCCCGCCAACCACTTCCTCAACCGGGAGAAGTTTATGTGA